A genomic segment from Gavia stellata isolate bGavSte3 chromosome 6, bGavSte3.hap2, whole genome shotgun sequence encodes:
- the LOC132317250 gene encoding maestro heat-like repeat-containing protein family member 2B, with protein sequence MRAAQGVTDDVKMAASDVLVALARSRFHFVMSELQSHLKAMGKVPDEIVLLTLGKMARSYALRCIPFMGMTLLALRAMLSRVGSGRILRAVCSVLEQWSKGVNTYFGSQEQCPFPRNGEAQLCEDIYPVFRYALVNWLGCEEEEDKQAVLRAVAAMMEVLLREEQHREHAWEQLLWLLHQSEEVRDTSRVNKLPDVTKEPGLAPKAELPRCIALQARICPEETGMFLHSPESGGSKAGRVAALGLLGALAHSDAPAVREKLPQVMEAMGSVCNDPSAQVRRAVLEFIRELLSSGSQSCWAWDVVGHIFSEFSRTSGRLVAGGLFAWVTPEEGALRALCVDILGSLDVSLRGMTKLLWPRLLQYVVPAQYSGMLIPLSRCLRALVERRESAGCEEDEEEPDAVDSQERARLPAPQALLARLLVVAAAPHKSGERAVAALQLLQALHGRIHRALGVVWTTEIPLLLQYLEGKTKRSLDSAEWEHRVLKFLRASLEPIEDRAWTMGLSQELSQQLGSSAPGSWEKLFLYKALGTVLAACRDLRHVQGQVLRFLQETNPVELSEAQGMVSVVSHTAESHFHLVLDTVNMFSTAFTRGWFYQTSMGWKVQRWQKMESAQAIRAALMRTYSGIALRAPKEQLLTRVDKEIVAS encoded by the exons ATgcgagcagcccag GGTGTGACAGATGATGTGAAGATGGCTGCTAGCGACGTCCTGGTGGCTCTGGCCCGCTCCCGCTTCCACTTTGTCATGTCTGAGCTCCAGAGCCACCTGAAGGCCATGGGGAAGGTCCCTGATGAGATCGTGCTCCTCACCTTGGGCAAAATGGCCCGCAGCTACG ccctgcggtGCATCCCCTTCATGGGAATGACGCTGCTTGCCCTGCGTGCCATGCTGAGCCGGGTGGGGAGTGGCCGGATCCTGCGCGCCGTCTGCAGTG TTCTGGAGCAATGGTCAAAAGGGGTCAATACATACTTCGGCAGCCAGGAGCAATGCCCCTTCCCTCGCAACGGGGAAGCGCAGCTCTGTGAAGACATTTACCCAGTCTTCCGTTACGCGCTGGTAAATTGGCTGGGCTGcgaggaagaagag gacaagcaggctgtgctcaggGCGGTGGCTGCCATGATGGAGGTCCTGCTGCGTGAGGAGCAGCACCGCGAGCatgcctgggagcagctcctctggctgctgcaccaATCTGAGGAGGTCCGAGACACCTCCCGGGTCAACAAG ctccctgacGTGACCAAAGAGCCTGGCCTGGCCCCTAAGGCAGAACTTCCCCGCTGCATCGCGCTGCAGG cacgaATATGCCCTGAGGAGACGGGCATGTTTCTGCACTCCCCGGAGAGCGGTGGGAGCAAGGCCGGTCgcgtggcagccctgggcctgctGGGAGCACTGGCCCACTCTGACG cacctgcagtgagagagaagctgccccAGGTGATGGAGGCCATGGGGTCAGTGTGCAACGACCCCAgtgcccag GTGCGGAGGGCAGTTCTGGAGTTCAtccgggagctgctcagctccggctcccagagctgctgggcatgggatgtggtggggcacATCTTCAGCGAGTTCAGCCGGACCTCAGGCAGACTG gtggcaggaggcctttTTGCCTGGGTAACACCGGAGGAAGGAGCTCTTCGAGCCCTGTGTGTGGACATCCTGGGCTCGCTGGACGTCTCTCTGAGAGGGATGACCAAA ctcctgtggccgAGGTTGCTGCAGTACGTAGTGCCAGCCCAGTACAGCGGCATGCTGATCCCGCTCTCCCGCTGTCTCCGAGCCCTAGTTGAGAGACGGGAGAGTGCAGGGTGTGAAGAAGACGAGGAGGAGCCTGACGCCGTGGACTCCCAGGAGCGAG cccggctgccggctccccaggCCCTGCTGGCTCGGCTGCTG gtggtggcagcagctcctcacaaGAGCGGCGAACGTGCAGtcgctgccttgcagctgctgcaggccctgCATGGCAGGATACACCGAGCCTTGGGGGTGGTGTGGACTACCGAgatccctctcctgctgcagtacTTGGAAG ggaaaaccaagaggtccctggactctgcagagtgggagcatCGTGTGCTCAAG tTCCTGCGAGCGTCGCTGGAGCCCATCGAGGACAGGGCCTGGACCATGGgcctgagccaggagctgagccagcagctgggcagctctgcccccggctcctgggagaag cttttcctgtacaaggcccttgggacagtgctggcagcttgtCGGGATCTCAGACACGTCCAAGGGCAGGTGCTGAGGTTCCTGCAGGAGACAAACCCTGTGGAGCTGTCTGAAGCCCAG GGAATGGTTTCTGTTGTGTCCCACACGGCTGAGAGCCACTTCCATCTGGTCTTGGACACGGTGAACATGTTCTCCACCGCTTTCACCAGAGGCTGGTTTTATCAGACTTCCATGGGCTGGAAG GTCCAGCGGTGGCAGAAGATGGAGAGCGCCCAGGCCATTCGTGCTGCTCTGATGCGCACCTACAGCGGCATTGCACTGCGTgcccccaaggagcagctgctcacccGCGTGGATAAAGAAATcgtgg caagctga